A genomic window from Tolypothrix sp. PCC 7910 includes:
- a CDS encoding NifU family protein, with protein sequence MELTIDNVETVLDEMRPYLISDGGNVELVELDGPIVKLRLQGACGSCPSSTMTLRMGIERRLREMIPEIAEVEQVI encoded by the coding sequence ATGGAACTGACGATTGACAACGTGGAAACAGTGTTGGATGAAATGCGCCCTTATTTAATTTCGGATGGCGGTAACGTAGAGCTTGTAGAACTTGATGGGCCTATAGTTAAATTGCGCTTGCAAGGAGCCTGCGGTTCTTGTCCCAGCTCTACCATGACTTTAAGAATGGGTATTGAACGTCGTCTGCGGGAAATGATTCCCGAAATTGCTGAAGTAGAGCAAGTTATCTAG
- a CDS encoding lipid kinase codes for MSPRALLLVNHHARQGQKRLTEAIQCLQETGLDLIEESTENPKRLTEIIQHYRNQVDLVIVGGGDGTLNAAVDGLVDTQLPLGILPLGTANDLARTLGIPNSLPEACKIIAAGEQRRIDLGWVNGKHFFNVASMGLSVKITERLTKEAKRRWGVFAYVATALQVIWESRPFSAEIRMNGESIRVKTVQIAVGNGRYYGGGMAVVHDATIDDQRLDLYSLEIKNWWQIILLLPSMREGKHIKWREVRAYQGQEMEVYTRKPRPINTDGEITTYTPAHFRVIPGAVSVFVPPAPQS; via the coding sequence ATGAGTCCCCGCGCACTGCTGTTAGTCAATCATCATGCTCGCCAAGGGCAAAAGCGCCTCACGGAAGCAATTCAATGTCTCCAGGAAACGGGCTTAGATTTGATTGAAGAATCAACAGAAAATCCCAAACGCTTGACAGAGATAATTCAACATTACCGAAATCAAGTGGACTTAGTAATTGTGGGCGGTGGTGATGGTACACTCAATGCCGCTGTAGATGGTTTAGTTGATACTCAGTTGCCCTTAGGCATCTTACCTTTGGGAACTGCTAACGATTTAGCCAGAACTTTAGGAATTCCCAATTCCCTACCTGAAGCCTGCAAAATCATTGCTGCTGGAGAACAGCGACGCATTGACTTAGGGTGGGTGAATGGCAAGCATTTCTTCAACGTTGCGAGTATGGGACTCAGCGTCAAAATTACTGAACGACTAACCAAAGAAGCCAAACGTCGCTGGGGTGTATTCGCTTACGTAGCTACGGCATTGCAGGTAATATGGGAATCTCGACCATTTAGTGCAGAAATCCGCATGAATGGGGAATCTATTCGCGTAAAAACCGTTCAGATTGCCGTGGGTAATGGTCGCTACTATGGCGGTGGTATGGCAGTAGTTCACGATGCGACAATTGACGATCAAAGGCTGGATCTCTACAGTTTAGAAATTAAAAATTGGTGGCAAATTATACTATTACTGCCATCAATGCGGGAAGGAAAACACATAAAATGGCGAGAAGTACGTGCCTATCAGGGTCAAGAAATGGAGGTTTATACCAGAAAACCACGTCCTATTAATACTGATGGGGAAATCACCACATATACTCCAGCCCATTTCCGTGTTATTCCTGGGGCTGTAAGTGTTTTTGTCCCTCCAGCACCACAAAGTTAA
- a CDS encoding TIGR02117 family protein: protein MKVTKKPAFNCFLCSCHRYLFRGCLFSLSLLAIAVFIPRKWGTQPKDKCDLEICISNTGIHSNIIVPTKNDIFDWHKYLPIDEIGIDNFYDYNYLSFGWGDRDFYMSTATVADLRLSTTFKALFLPTPSAIYIKGYQLISNNLDVKCLKLDKNNYLSLVEFIQSTFKVDAQGKVMRIGNGHTTNAGFYDAIGSYSILRNCNNWTGEALRQADVNTPLWDGLSAAIIWHLRNSCK, encoded by the coding sequence ATGAAAGTTACCAAAAAGCCAGCTTTTAACTGCTTTTTATGTAGTTGCCACCGTTATTTATTTCGAGGATGTTTATTTAGCTTATCTTTGTTAGCAATTGCTGTCTTCATACCTAGGAAATGGGGAACTCAGCCAAAAGATAAATGTGATTTGGAGATTTGCATTTCTAATACAGGTATTCATTCTAATATTATAGTGCCAACTAAAAATGATATTTTTGATTGGCATAAATATCTGCCTATTGATGAAATTGGTATAGATAATTTCTATGATTACAATTACTTAAGTTTTGGGTGGGGTGACCGGGATTTTTATATGTCAACTGCTACTGTGGCAGATTTAAGATTGTCTACGACTTTCAAAGCTTTATTTTTACCAACCCCTTCTGCAATTTATATTAAAGGTTATCAATTAATATCAAATAATCTCGATGTTAAATGTCTTAAGCTTGATAAAAATAACTATTTAAGTTTAGTCGAATTTATTCAATCTACTTTTAAGGTAGATGCCCAAGGTAAAGTAATGCGTATTGGAAATGGTCATACTACTAATGCTGGCTTTTATGACGCGATAGGTAGTTATTCAATACTCAGAAATTGTAATAATTGGACAGGAGAAGCCTTGAGACAAGCTGATGTAAACACTCCGCTTTGGGATGGATTATCTGCAGCGATTATTTGGCATTTAAGAAATAGCTGTAAATAA
- a CDS encoding glycosyltransferase family 4 protein — MRILHITNHVQQIGNGIVNVAVDLACLQAKNGHHVAVASAGGEYETLLANHDVHHFHLDQSRTPINLIKAAWRYRQIIQEFQPDIVHAHMMTGVMLAGILRNCGEYSLVSTVHNEFQRSAILMGLADRVIAVSNAVADSMVRRGISKSKLRVVANGTLNSPRNRSIKDCQPMPLCHPAITTVAGMYNRKGIVELIEAFIKIAPEVPQAHLYLVGNGPDRAMFEAMVQNTPFCHRIHFEGFQSEPQRYMLSTDIFVLASHCESFGLVLTEAREAGCAIIASDVDGIPETLDRGQAGLLVPPKDSQTLANALIYLLKDPEQLQNLKSQAKTNLERFSVTRVNEETLSVYYELMDNYSLFNFRTAQELVVSK, encoded by the coding sequence ATGCGGATACTACATATCACTAATCATGTACAACAAATTGGCAATGGAATTGTCAATGTTGCAGTAGACTTAGCTTGCTTACAAGCGAAAAATGGTCATCATGTTGCTGTCGCATCAGCTGGTGGAGAATACGAAACCTTACTAGCAAATCACGACGTTCACCACTTTCACCTCGATCAATCGAGAACACCTATCAATCTAATTAAAGCAGCTTGGCGTTATCGCCAGATTATTCAAGAGTTTCAGCCAGATATTGTTCATGCACACATGATGACAGGTGTTATGCTAGCAGGAATTTTAAGAAACTGTGGTGAATATAGTTTAGTTTCTACTGTACACAATGAGTTTCAGCGCAGTGCTATTTTGATGGGATTAGCGGATCGGGTAATTGCAGTTAGCAATGCCGTAGCCGATTCTATGGTACGGCGTGGTATATCTAAAAGTAAGTTACGAGTAGTAGCCAACGGTACATTAAATAGCCCGCGAAATCGTAGTATTAAAGATTGCCAACCCATGCCTTTATGTCATCCAGCAATTACTACAGTAGCTGGAATGTACAATCGCAAAGGAATTGTGGAATTAATAGAAGCCTTCATCAAAATTGCTCCCGAAGTTCCGCAAGCACATCTATATTTAGTCGGAAATGGCCCCGATCGCGCTATGTTTGAGGCTATGGTACAAAATACCCCTTTTTGCCATCGCATTCACTTTGAAGGCTTCCAGTCAGAACCGCAACGCTACATGCTGTCCACTGATATCTTTGTCCTCGCTTCTCACTGCGAATCCTTTGGATTAGTACTGACAGAAGCGCGAGAAGCAGGTTGTGCAATTATTGCTAGTGATGTAGATGGAATTCCAGAAACATTGGATCGCGGACAAGCCGGTTTATTAGTACCACCAAAAGATAGTCAAACTTTGGCAAATGCTTTAATATATTTGCTCAAGGATCCTGAACAACTACAAAATTTGAAATCGCAAGCCAAAACAAACCTCGAACGCTTCAGCGTTACGCGAGTTAATGAGGAAACCTTAAGTGTGTACTATGAATTAATGGATAACTACAGTTTATTTAATTTTAGAACGGCTCAAGAACTTGTAGTTAGTAAATAG
- a CDS encoding ATP-binding protein, translating to MTLINDVLDLAKIEARKLELNPIDFYFPAFIDSVTEICRIRAEQKGIGFNVQLSADLHVGIRADDKRLRQVLINLLGNAIKFTEKGSVTFKIELKATQDELQQLPIHKIRFDVTDTGVGMNPKQLQKIFLPFEQVGDQKRQVEGTGLGLAITHQIITLMGSEIEVKSEFAQGSSFWFDLELPEAKDWAKASRAIRQGIVIGYEGKKRTILVVDDKWQNRSVVVNLLEPIGFVVIEASNGKEAIAQLNSHQPDLTITDLMMPIMSGFEFINYLRQSSAFENITVIASSTSVFETDQYKSIDAGANAFLPKPVDAEMLLELLRKYLLIQWIYDNKLKNNIASNNENLHAQEKIIPPNSEVLHKLVELVKDGDIEGILEIAQQISRIDDSLNCFTQQITHFASNFQIQLLEEFVQQYLPLT from the coding sequence TTGACTCTAATTAATGATGTACTAGATCTTGCCAAGATTGAAGCAAGAAAGCTGGAACTTAACCCGATTGATTTTTACTTTCCGGCATTTATTGACAGCGTGACAGAAATTTGTCGTATCCGAGCAGAACAGAAAGGTATTGGGTTTAATGTGCAACTATCAGCAGATTTACATGTAGGCATTCGTGCTGATGACAAACGTCTACGTCAAGTTTTGATCAACCTACTTGGTAACGCTATTAAGTTCACCGAAAAAGGTAGTGTCACTTTCAAAATAGAGCTTAAAGCTACTCAAGATGAATTGCAGCAATTACCAATTCATAAAATTAGATTTGATGTAACGGATACCGGAGTGGGGATGAACCCTAAGCAACTACAAAAAATCTTTTTACCTTTTGAACAAGTAGGAGATCAGAAACGCCAGGTTGAAGGTACAGGGTTAGGACTAGCAATTACGCACCAAATTATTACATTGATGGGTAGTGAAATAGAAGTAAAAAGTGAGTTTGCTCAAGGTAGCAGTTTCTGGTTTGATCTAGAACTACCAGAAGCTAAAGATTGGGCAAAAGCTTCAAGAGCAATTCGTCAGGGAATTGTTATTGGCTATGAAGGGAAAAAGCGAACAATTTTAGTAGTAGATGACAAATGGCAAAACCGCTCGGTAGTTGTTAATTTACTAGAACCAATTGGATTTGTAGTCATAGAAGCTAGTAACGGTAAGGAAGCCATAGCACAATTAAACAGTCATCAACCAGACTTAACTATTACTGACTTAATGATGCCTATAATGAGTGGATTTGAATTCATTAATTATTTACGTCAGTCTTCTGCATTCGAGAATATAACTGTTATTGCCTCTTCAACTAGTGTTTTTGAAACCGATCAATATAAAAGCATTGATGCAGGTGCAAATGCATTTTTACCAAAACCCGTAGATGCTGAAATGTTGCTAGAGTTACTACGAAAATATTTGCTAATCCAATGGATATATGATAATAAATTGAAGAATAATATTGCTAGCAATAATGAAAATTTACATGCTCAAGAAAAGATAATTCCTCCTAACAGTGAAGTTTTACATAAGTTAGTAGAACTAGTAAAAGATGGTGATATTGAAGGAATTTTAGAAATAGCCCAGCAAATTTCTAGAATTGATGATAGTCTAAATTGTTTTACTCAGCAAATTACTCACTTTGCTAGTAATTTTCAAATCCAACTTTTAGAAGAATTTGTACAACAATATCTACCTCTAACATAA
- a CDS encoding exopolysaccharide biosynthesis protein has product MHLGFSQEIKSLLQHLAEQPLTLGDILAETSERGFSLVIALLVLPFLFPMPPGLTGPFGAACLLLSMQMVLGRRSPWLPKKMANYKFPRRFAHILLHNLRRVTRIVEKIARPRLARIAKSSWAWRFNGFCISWLTLLLISPIPLTNPIPTIGILLLAVATVESDGLLMCISYVITVFITGLFAFIGYGLWLAPSLLPAIFR; this is encoded by the coding sequence ATGCATTTAGGATTTTCTCAAGAAATTAAATCATTGTTGCAACACTTAGCTGAACAACCGCTAACTCTAGGAGATATTTTGGCAGAAACCTCAGAGAGGGGTTTTAGCTTGGTCATTGCATTATTAGTTTTGCCCTTTTTGTTTCCTATGCCACCGGGTTTAACAGGGCCATTTGGTGCTGCTTGCTTGTTATTGTCAATGCAGATGGTTTTGGGAAGGCGATCGCCTTGGTTACCCAAAAAAATGGCTAACTACAAATTTCCTCGTCGCTTTGCCCATATTTTGTTACATAACCTGCGTCGAGTCACCAGAATAGTAGAGAAAATTGCCCGCCCTCGGTTAGCAAGAATTGCCAAGAGTTCTTGGGCTTGGCGATTTAATGGGTTTTGTATTTCATGGTTAACACTATTACTAATCTCGCCCATTCCTTTAACTAATCCCATCCCAACTATCGGAATTTTACTGTTGGCAGTTGCCACAGTTGAATCTGATGGTTTATTGATGTGTATTAGCTACGTAATTACTGTATTTATTACGGGGTTATTTGCATTTATTGGTTATGGATTGTGGCTAGCGCCGAGTTTGCTACCTGCTATTTTTAGGTAA
- a CDS encoding response regulator, with translation MTTTSETGLILIVDDNPTNLSVLSAALSSAGFKFRVAVNGESAIAQVDRNPPELILLDVQMPGIDGFETYRRLKANPDSQNIPIIFTTALVDTDSKNKGFSLGAVDYIPKPFSQEEVIARVRVHLQLKRLTESLEQQLSDRTIALQQAQIQLVQQEKLSTLGELIAGVAHEINNPISFISSNIAHLEEHIAAITEILRLYQQEYLHPSDQITDASEELDLEFALQDIVKIIDSFKLGTDRLRNLSLSLRNFSRADVDTKQPADLHQGLDSTLLILQHRLKSVGDRPCIEVAKSYGQLPEVNCYPGQINQVFMNILANAIDAIDEAMMHGKMSASVPQIQITTDIDAQKYANIRIADNGMGIPDLIQERLFEPLFTTKPVGKGTGLGLSIAHQIIVEKHNGTLAVNSQPGQGTEFTIKIPTKD, from the coding sequence ATGACAACAACTTCAGAAACTGGATTAATTTTGATTGTTGATGACAACCCAACAAACTTATCCGTTCTTTCTGCCGCTTTAAGTAGTGCTGGGTTTAAATTCCGAGTAGCAGTTAATGGAGAAAGTGCGATCGCACAAGTTGATCGCAACCCCCCAGAGTTAATTTTGCTAGATGTGCAAATGCCAGGGATTGACGGATTTGAAACCTATCGTCGCCTAAAAGCAAATCCGGATAGTCAAAATATTCCGATAATTTTTACTACGGCTTTAGTAGATACAGATAGTAAAAATAAAGGATTTTCTCTAGGTGCAGTCGATTATATACCTAAACCGTTTTCCCAAGAGGAAGTTATCGCTAGAGTGCGCGTACATTTACAACTGAAACGGCTTACCGAATCATTAGAACAACAACTTAGCGATCGCACTATTGCTTTACAACAAGCTCAGATTCAATTAGTGCAGCAAGAAAAACTTTCAACACTGGGAGAGTTAATCGCTGGAGTTGCTCACGAAATCAATAATCCGATTAGCTTTATCTCCAGCAATATCGCACATTTAGAAGAACATATTGCCGCTATTACTGAAATTCTGCGACTTTATCAACAAGAATATCTCCATCCATCAGATCAAATTACGGATGCTAGTGAGGAATTGGATCTAGAATTTGCCCTGCAAGATATAGTAAAAATTATCGACTCATTCAAGTTAGGTACAGATAGACTGAGAAATCTTTCTCTCTCACTCCGCAACTTCTCCCGTGCCGATGTTGATACCAAACAACCAGCGGATTTACACCAAGGGCTTGATAGTACGCTGCTGATTTTACAACATCGCCTGAAAAGTGTAGGCGATCGCCCCTGCATCGAAGTTGCCAAATCTTACGGTCAATTACCAGAGGTAAACTGTTATCCAGGGCAAATAAACCAGGTTTTCATGAATATTTTGGCAAATGCAATTGATGCCATTGATGAAGCTATGATGCATGGCAAAATGAGTGCTTCTGTTCCCCAAATCCAAATTACAACAGATATAGATGCCCAAAAGTACGCCAACATCCGGATTGCAGACAATGGCATGGGTATCCCTGATTTAATTCAAGAGCGATTATTTGAACCTCTATTTACGACCAAGCCTGTCGGTAAAGGCACCGGACTGGGTTTATCAATCGCCCATCAAATCATTGTAGAAAAACACAATGGCACATTAGCAGTAAATTCTCAGCCTGGTCAGGGAACTGAATTTACTATCAAAATTCCTACCAAAGATTAG
- a CDS encoding GUN4 domain-containing protein: MCPVGVRTSHSTHALETGVAKLWLLLVGVNQYEDEQIPGLHYSALDCQGLGEALNAATQGFPQKEVMIYHDFGEQQPKLENIRTSLQQIAAASKPIDTVIFYFSGHGMLDSLSQQVVLCLQDTQKEQLTNTGLKLQELLQLLENCSAQQQLLILDACHSGGMTLLGARGETDPQLNPTPELVEVLRKRAARRKGFYALLSCDRGQQSWEFPQLGHGVFTYYLIQGLRGEAADSVGVIEADGLYRYVYHQTLTYIDKANQQLRVINQLKKGRGDNSIHSEYPSQTPKRIVEGVGEVILGLRPQQIPSSQHPRQALIVEGLPKSKHSLDLSKILSNTRSFEVNYWTVRGKNPQSDVRKAIQKCLLSPSFAESTTPKAATTVLLYLRGQICETELGEARLVLSEDIFIERSWLRKQLRRCRSQQIIILDCPEQQGFGTVSVRDWVEELQIGLDAGQCLITAAVPANDSEQFAHTLAETLTQGLQPTGLTAAAWITQLQMQLTQTNIQLYFWLSGSQGIIEILPGTTLFSVENLHTKPENTDNFKPDDLSSAVGIDYTYLRDLLKNKRWLEADQETTKLIIKASGRKEESFLEMKDVINFSCKDLYTIDNLWVNYSYGHFGFSVQQRIWQSIKDTSATDPLLALMIGSTKVAASETCIDFANRVGWRLKDSWVDYENLVWQGDAPIGHLPYFGFLEQVWRVKLLGVWEWHSAIATASWWELCVALFSRLETCQVGESDTG, translated from the coding sequence ATGTGTCCTGTTGGGGTTCGTACTAGCCACTCAACTCATGCTTTAGAAACTGGTGTAGCAAAACTTTGGCTATTACTAGTGGGAGTCAACCAATATGAGGATGAGCAAATACCTGGTTTGCATTACTCGGCTTTGGATTGTCAAGGTTTGGGGGAAGCATTAAACGCAGCAACACAGGGATTTCCGCAAAAAGAGGTGATGATTTATCACGATTTTGGGGAACAGCAACCCAAGTTAGAAAATATCCGCACCAGTCTTCAACAAATTGCAGCGGCTAGTAAACCTATCGACACAGTTATATTTTATTTTTCTGGGCATGGGATGCTGGACTCTTTAAGTCAGCAGGTTGTGCTATGTCTCCAAGATACTCAAAAAGAACAATTAACTAATACAGGTTTAAAGTTGCAGGAATTGTTGCAACTGTTAGAAAATTGTTCTGCTCAACAGCAACTACTAATATTAGATGCTTGTCATAGTGGAGGGATGACGCTGTTGGGTGCAAGAGGTGAAACAGATCCCCAACTCAATCCGACACCAGAGTTGGTGGAAGTTTTGCGAAAACGAGCAGCTCGAAGAAAAGGATTTTATGCTTTATTATCTTGCGATCGCGGACAGCAATCTTGGGAATTTCCGCAATTAGGGCATGGTGTATTTACATATTATTTAATTCAAGGGCTAAGGGGAGAAGCTGCTGACTCTGTTGGTGTCATCGAAGCTGATGGACTTTATCGCTATGTTTACCACCAAACACTGACATATATAGATAAAGCTAATCAGCAGTTGCGAGTCATTAATCAGCTCAAAAAAGGACGGGGAGACAATTCCATACATTCCGAATATCCTTCACAAACACCCAAGCGCATTGTCGAAGGAGTAGGAGAAGTAATTTTAGGCTTGAGACCTCAGCAGATACCATCTTCCCAACATCCGCGACAAGCATTAATAGTAGAAGGACTCCCCAAAAGTAAACATTCCTTGGATTTGAGTAAAATACTGAGCAATACGCGAAGCTTTGAAGTCAATTATTGGACTGTGCGGGGCAAAAATCCCCAGTCGGATGTACGCAAAGCTATCCAAAAGTGTTTGCTATCGCCATCTTTTGCGGAATCTACTACACCCAAAGCAGCCACAACAGTATTGTTATATCTGCGTGGGCAAATTTGCGAGACAGAACTAGGAGAAGCAAGATTAGTACTATCCGAAGATATTTTTATTGAGCGTTCATGGTTAAGAAAACAGCTCCGCCGATGTAGATCGCAACAAATTATTATTTTAGATTGTCCAGAACAACAGGGGTTTGGGACAGTATCCGTACGGGATTGGGTAGAAGAACTGCAAATTGGATTAGATGCAGGACAGTGTTTAATTACGGCTGCTGTACCAGCTAATGATAGTGAACAATTTGCTCATACTTTGGCAGAAACCCTCACTCAAGGACTGCAGCCCACAGGACTCACCGCCGCAGCTTGGATTACACAATTGCAAATGCAGTTAACACAAACCAATATTCAATTATATTTTTGGTTATCGGGTTCTCAAGGAATTATAGAAATATTACCAGGAACAACTTTATTTTCTGTTGAAAATTTACATACCAAACCAGAAAATACTGACAATTTCAAACCTGATGATTTGAGTTCAGCAGTAGGAATTGATTACACTTACTTGCGAGATTTACTTAAAAATAAAAGGTGGTTAGAGGCGGATCAAGAAACTACAAAACTTATAATTAAAGCATCCGGAAGAAAAGAGGAAAGTTTCCTTGAAATGAAGGATGTAATAAATTTTTCTTGTAAAGACCTTTATACAATTGATAATCTGTGGGTAAATTATAGTTATGGGCACTTTGGCTTTAGTGTTCAACAACGTATCTGGCAAAGTATTAAAGATACTTCTGCAACCGATCCGTTGTTGGCTTTGATGATTGGATCTACCAAAGTTGCTGCTTCCGAAACCTGCATTGATTTTGCTAATCGTGTTGGTTGGCGTTTGAAAGACTCATGGGTTGATTATGAAAATCTAGTCTGGCAAGGAGATGCACCTATAGGACATTTACCCTATTTCGGTTTTTTAGAACAGGTTTGGCGTGTCAAGCTGTTAGGTGTGTGGGAATGGCATAGTGCGATCGCAACAGCTTCGTGGTGGGAATTATGTGTAGCTCTGTTTTCGCGTCTTGAGACTTGTCAAGTTGGTGAATCAGATACAGGGTGA
- a CDS encoding PIG-L deacetylase family protein, whose amino-acid sequence MSIKIYLQQLQKLIPHTWLEQIQDMHSSLLLRWILQKGSQPLALSQKSAMVFSPHQDDETFGCGGMIALKREQNIPVVVTFLTDGQGAGNSELNTPDKITKIRKQEAVKALEILGVKSSEIHFLEKPDGTLPYLDDYEREQTITQVAALLKHYQPEEVYVPHRKDCHRDHEATYELVKAAIAQSEITVDLLEYPIWLFWRAPLFILLKLQDIAAAYYLSVASVQDKKNQAISSYCSQIESLPRGFIHRFSSSHEIFFKSDS is encoded by the coding sequence ATGAGTATCAAAATTTATTTACAGCAATTACAAAAATTAATTCCGCATACTTGGCTTGAGCAGATTCAAGATATGCACTCTAGCTTACTACTTCGATGGATTCTGCAAAAAGGCAGCCAGCCACTCGCATTAAGCCAAAAATCTGCTATGGTGTTTTCTCCTCACCAAGATGATGAAACATTTGGCTGTGGTGGGATGATTGCTCTAAAACGAGAACAAAATATTCCAGTAGTAGTGACTTTTCTCACTGATGGGCAGGGAGCAGGAAATTCTGAGTTAAACACACCAGATAAAATTACCAAAATTCGTAAACAAGAAGCGGTAAAGGCATTAGAAATCTTGGGTGTTAAATCTTCAGAAATCCATTTTTTAGAAAAGCCTGATGGTACTTTACCTTATTTAGACGATTACGAAAGAGAACAGACAATTACACAGGTAGCAGCGCTACTAAAGCATTATCAACCTGAAGAAGTTTATGTTCCTCATCGTAAAGATTGCCACCGGGATCATGAAGCGACTTATGAATTAGTCAAAGCTGCGATCGCTCAATCTGAAATCACAGTAGATTTGTTGGAATATCCGATTTGGTTATTTTGGAGAGCGCCGTTATTTATTTTGCTCAAATTACAAGATATAGCTGCAGCTTACTACCTTTCAGTTGCCTCAGTTCAAGATAAAAAAAATCAAGCAATCTCTTCATATTGTTCTCAAATTGAGAGCCTTCCTCGTGGATTTATTCACCGATTTTCTAGTTCGCATGAAATATTCTTTAAATCTGATTCTTAA
- a CDS encoding histidine kinase dimerization/phospho-acceptor domain-containing protein codes for MMLTLLKDFYLIGFIPHGHCYLWQTGLVWLNIIGDATIAVAYYSIPCLLVYFISQRKDVPFNGVFLLFGAFIIACGTGHLMDIWTLWYPDYWIAAGLKAFTALISIYTVFALVYLIPLALKLPSPAQLEAANQALKSEIVERKRIERELRIAEEIATNSSQAKSEFLANMSHELRTPLNGILG; via the coding sequence ATGATGTTGACGTTATTAAAAGACTTCTATTTAATCGGTTTCATTCCCCACGGACATTGTTATCTCTGGCAAACAGGGCTGGTATGGCTCAACATCATTGGGGATGCAACAATCGCCGTAGCCTATTATTCAATTCCCTGCCTACTTGTTTACTTTATTTCCCAACGCAAAGATGTTCCTTTCAATGGAGTTTTTCTGCTGTTTGGTGCTTTTATTATTGCCTGTGGTACAGGACACCTAATGGATATTTGGACATTATGGTATCCAGACTATTGGATTGCAGCCGGACTGAAAGCCTTTACAGCTTTAATTTCCATATACACAGTATTTGCGTTAGTTTATCTTATTCCCCTAGCTTTAAAACTACCCAGTCCTGCACAATTAGAAGCTGCCAATCAAGCGCTAAAAAGTGAAATTGTAGAGCGTAAGCGAATAGAGCGAGAGTTACGTATAGCAGAAGAAATTGCTACCAACTCCAGCCAAGCTAAAAGCGAATTTCTGGCTAATATGAGCCACGAACTACGCACACCCCTCAATGGCATTTTGGGTTAG
- a CDS encoding sugar transferase gives MQQTQLHEILPDTAFLSWKLEPNPHPSVKSKFKRCLDIVGSLVGLLILAILFVPIAIAIKIDSSGPIFFAQERYGLQGKPFLLYKFRSMVTDAEELKALVNNEANGLIFKNKNDFRVTKVGRFLRSSSLDELPQFWNVLRNEMSLVGTRPPTGDEVSRYTKRHWQRLDVKPGLTGEWQVNGRSQVTNFEKIVDLDLQYQARWSPMYDLLLIVKTFYVLFGRIGAF, from the coding sequence ATGCAGCAAACACAATTACATGAAATTCTTCCAGATACCGCTTTTTTGTCTTGGAAATTAGAGCCTAATCCCCATCCTTCAGTAAAATCTAAATTTAAGCGCTGTTTAGATATTGTAGGCAGCTTGGTAGGGCTGTTGATTCTAGCCATCTTGTTTGTGCCGATTGCGATCGCAATTAAAATCGATAGTTCCGGGCCAATTTTCTTTGCTCAAGAACGGTATGGATTGCAAGGAAAACCTTTTCTTCTTTATAAATTCCGCTCAATGGTTACTGATGCAGAGGAATTAAAGGCTTTAGTTAATAATGAGGCGAATGGACTAATATTTAAAAATAAAAATGATTTCCGAGTCACTAAAGTAGGTCGCTTTTTAAGAAGCAGTAGTTTAGATGAACTACCGCAATTTTGGAATGTGTTACGCAATGAAATGAGCTTAGTAGGTACAAGGCCACCTACAGGTGATGAAGTAAGTAGATATACAAAAAGACATTGGCAGCGTTTAGATGTAAAACCAGGTTTAACTGGTGAATGGCAAGTTAACGGACGTTCTCAGGTGACTAATTTTGAGAAAATAGTTGACTTAGATTTACAGTATCAAGCTAGATGGAGTCCAATGTATGATTTGCTGTTAATTGTCAAAACATTCTACGTATTATTTGGTAGAATTGGAGCTTTTTAA